The Nitrosopumilus sp. b3 sequence TAGAGCATCAAGGGAATTGGGGGAAATTAGAAGAGCCTTGTCGTATGCTCTAATGGCTTGTTTAATCCTACCCATATTTTGTAGGGTAACACCCTTGTCTATCAGAGCGTTTATGTTTTCAGGGTCTTTTTTCAAAGCTAAATTATATAGATTGATGGCAGCATCATAATTTTCTTCATCTGCAAAATCAAATGCCTGCTGTAACATCTTATCTATTTCATCACTCATGATGTCTGATAATATTTTGTTTATAATATAGATTAAGTAAAAGTTAATAAAAATTCCTCAGACTTTATCAATTAACAAATTTTGTTTGTGATTTGAATGAAGGTTTTTCTTTCCGTATGTGATTGAACAACTAGGTTATGCCTACAAACCTTGTAACGGCAAGATTCGGTTAAAATTCATGAATATAAAGTAGATGAATTATTCAACTACACAATATTATGATGCATGCTTATCTCGGGGATCAATTTCAAGGGATTTGTTAAAACATTCCATTGATTCCTCATACCGCCCTAAGCTACGGAGTGCAACTCCCTTGTAATTCCAAAGATCAGGATCGTTTTGATTCAAAAGAAGGGCT is a genomic window containing:
- a CDS encoding tetratricopeptide repeat protein, translated to MSQIQELVKKGKILLNDGKFYDALGCFEQALLLNQNDPDLWNYKGVALRSLGRYEESMECFNKSLEIDPRDKHAS